Part of the Georgenia sp. TF02-10 genome, CTCCAGCTCGGCCCGGACCTGACCTTCGCCGGTGCCGCCGCCGCGCTGCCCTACCTGGACGCCCTCGGCGTCACCGACCTCTACCTCTCCCCCGTGCTGCAGGCCGCGCCGGGCTCCACCCACGGCTACGACGTCGTGGACCACTCCCGGATCAGCGACGTCCTCGGCGGGCGCGCCGGCCTGGAGGCCCTGGCCGCCGCCGCACACGCGCGCGGGATGGGCGTCGTCGTCGACGTCGTGCCCAACCACATGGCCGTGCCCACCCCGGCCTGGCACAACCGGGCGCTGTGGTCGGTGCTCAAGCACGGCCCGGACTCCCCCTACGCCACCTGGTTCGACATCGACGTCGGCGGCGGGGAGGGCGTGCTGATGCCCGTCCTGGGCGCCCGGGTGGGCACCGTGCTGGCGGCCGGGGAGCTCACCGTGGGCACCGCCGTCGTGCCCACCGAGCCCGACGCCGGCGAGCAGCCGGTGCTGCGCTACTACTACCACGTCTTCCCCGTCCGGGCCGGCACCGAGCAGCTCCCGCTCGCCGAGCTCCTCGAGCGCCAGCACTACCGGCTGGCCTACTGGCGGGTGGCGGACGAGGAGCTGAACTACCGCCGGTTCTTCGACGTCGGCACCCTCGCCGCGGTCCGGGTGGAGGACCCCGAGGTCTTCGCCGCCACCCACGCCCTGCTGCTCGCGCTGCTCGCCGACGGCGTCATCGACGCCCTGCGGATCGACCACCCGGACGGCCTGGCGGACCCCCGCGGCTACTTCCGCCGCCTCCACGAGGCCACCGGCGGGGCGTGGGTCGCCGCCGAGAAGATCCTCGAGGGCGGCGAGCAGCTCCCGGCGGACTGGCCGGTGGCCGGCACCACCGGCTACGACGCCGCCTGGCGGCTCGGCGCGCTGCAGGTCGAGCCGGCCGGCGCGCTGCCGCTGGGCGGGCTGCTGGCCGAGCTCACCGGGGACGTCCCCGGCGCCCTGCCGGCGGAGGTCGAGCGGTCCAAGCGGCAGGTCGTCAGCACCTCCCTCTACGCCGAGGTGCACCGCCTGGCCACCCAGCTGCACGAGCTGTGCCACGCCGACATCCGGCTGCGCGACCACACCTTCCGGTCCCTGTTCGAGTGCGTCGCCGAGCTGGTCGTGGCGATGGACCGCTACCGCGCCTACGTCGTGCCCGGCGAGAGCGCCCCGGCCGGCGCCGAGGCGGTGCTCCGCGACGCCGCCGACCGGGCCCGGGCCCGGCTCGAGCCGGACCGGCACGAGACCCTCGACGTCGTGCTCGACCTCCTGCTCGGCAAGGAGGTGGGCAGCGCCGGGCGCAGCCACGAGGCCCGCCGCGGCGAGGCGATCGTGCGCTTCCAGCAGGTCTGCGGGGCGGTGACGGCCAAGGGGGTGGAGGACACCGCCTTCTACCGCTGGACCCACCTGGTCAGCCTGTGCGAGGTGGGCGCGGACGCCGAGCGGTTCGGGCTCGGCGCCGACGAGCTGCACGCCTGGGTCCAGGAGACCGCCGCCGCCTGGCCGGTGACGATGACCGCCGGGTCCACCCACGACACCAAGCGCGGGGAGGACGTCCGCGCCCGGATCGGGGTGCTGTCCCAGCACGCCGAGGAGTGGGTGGCGCTGGTCCACGACCTGCGCACCGCCACCGAGCCGCTGCGCCCGGCGGACCTGGACGGGCGCACCGAGAACCTGCTCTGGCAGACCCTGGCCGGGACCTGGACGCCGGCCGGGCCGATCGAGGCCGACCGGCTGCGGGCGTACCTGACCAAGGCGGCGCGGGAGCAGAAGACCTGGACCTCCTGGACCGCGCCGGCGGCGGACCGGGAGGCCGAGCTGGTCGGCTTCGCCGACGCGCTGCTCCAGGACGACGGCGTCCGGGCCGCGTTCGACGGCTGGGTCGCCAGCACCGGGCCCGCGGTCCGCGCGGCGGTGCTCGGCACCAAGCTGCTCCAGCTCACGATCCTCGGCGTCGCCGACGTCTACCAGGGCACCGAGGTCACCCGCACCTCGCTGGTGGACCCGGACAACCGGCGCCCGGTGGACTTCGCCGCCCTGGCCGGGGCGCTGGCCCGGCTGGACGACGGCGCCGCCCCGGTGGGCCTGGACGAGGAGAAGCTCCAGCTCACCGCCGCGGCGCTGCGGCTGCGCCGCGCCCGGCCGGGCGCGTTCGTCGGCGCGGGCGCCGGGTACGAGCCGCTGCCGACCACCTCCGGCCACGCCGTCGCCCTGGCCCGCACCGACGGCGACGGCCCGCAGGTGGTCGCCGTCGCCACCCGGCTCGCCCACGTGCTGGACCGCCTCGGCGGGTTCGGCGAGCACACCGTCGTCCTGCCGCCGGGACGGTGGCGCGGCGCGCTCACCGGGGCCACCTACGACGGCGGCGCCCACCGCCTGGCGGACCTGCTCGCCGCCCGGCCGGTCGCCCTGCTGGAGCGGGTCGGATGAGCGGCGCCGCGCCCACCGGCCCGGGGTCTGCCGGTCGCGGGCCCGCCGCCCCGCCGACCGTGTGGGCGCCGGCCGCGACCGCCGTCGCCCTGGTCACCGGCGGGCGGGACCACCCGATGCACCCCCGGCCCGGCGGCTGGTGGCAGGCGGCCGCGCCGCTGCCGCCGGGCACCGACTACGCCTTCCGGCTCGACGGCGGCCCGGCGCTGCCCGACCCCCGCAGCCCCTGGCAGCCGGCCGGGGTGCACGGGCCCTCGCGCACCTTCGACCCCGCCGCGCACGCCTGGGGGGACGCCGGCTGGGCCGGGCGCTCGAGCCTGGGCGCGGTGGTCTACGAGCTGCACGTGGGGACCTTCTCCGCCGCGGGCACCTTCGACGGCGCGCTGGCCCACCTGGACCACCTCGTCGACCTCGGCGTGGACATGGTCGAGCTGATGCCGGTGGCCGCCTTCCCCGGCACGCACGGCTGGGGGTACGACGGGGTGGCCCTGTACGCGGTGCACGAGGCCTACGGCGGGCCGGCCGGGCTGCAGCGCTTCGTCGACGCCTGCCACCAGCGCGGCCTAACGGTGTGCCTGGACGTGGTCTACAACCACCTCGGGCCGTCCGGGAACTACCTCGGCGCGTACGGGCCGTACTTCACCGACCGCCACCACACCCCGTGGGGCAGCGCGGTCAACCTCGACGGCCCCGACGCCGGCCCGGTGCGGGCCTTCGTCATCGAGAACGCGCTGCGCTGGCTGCGGGACTTCCACGTCGATGCCCTGCGGCTGGACGCCGTCCACGCCCTGCTCGACGACTCCCCGCGGCACCTGCTCGCCGAGCTCGCCGACGCCGTCGCGGACCTGGCCGAGACGGTGGGCCGGCCGCTGTCGCTCATCGCCGAGTCCGACCGCAACGACCCCCGCACGGTCGCCCCGACCGCCGTCGGCGGGCTGGGGATGACGGCGCAGTGGGCCGACGACGTCCACCACGCCCTGCACGCCTACCTCACCGGCGAGCGGCACGGGTACTACACAGACTTCGGCGCGCCGGAGACCCTTTCCCGGGCGTTGACCGAGGTGTTCGTGCACGCCGGCACCTTCTCCACCTTCCGCGGCCGGGACTGGGGCGCGCCGGTCCCGCCCGAGGTGGACGGGCGCCGGTTCGTCGTCTTCGCCCAGGACCACGACCAGGTGGGCAACCGCGCGCTGGGCGACCGGCCCAGCGCGGTGCTGGACGACGGCCAGCTGGCGGCGGCGGCCGCGCTCGTCCTGCTCGCCCCATACACCCCGATGCTGTTCATGGGCGAGGAGTGGGGCGCCCGCACCCCGTTCCAGTACTTCACCGACCACGCCGAGCCCGAGCTCGCCGCCGCGGTCCGGGAGGGCCGCACCGCCGAGTTCGGCGCGCACGGCTGGGCCGAGCTCTACGGCGGGGACGTCACAGTGCCCGACCCGCAGTCCCCGGCCACGGTCGCCGCGTCCCGGCTGGACTGGGCCGAGCCGGCCGAGCCGCGCGGGGAACGGCTGCTGGGCTGGTACCGGGACCTCATCGCGCTGCGCCGCGCCGAGCCGGACCTCGCCAGCGGGGACCGCTCGGCCACCGCGGCGGACGTGAGCGAGGAGAGCGTGCTGCTGCGCCGGGGGAGCTTCCTGGTCGCCGCGCCCACCGGCGACGGCGGCCAGACCCTGCCGCTGCCCGGTGGGGCCGACGTCGTGCTCGCCTTCGGCGGCGCCGAGGTCCGGGACGGGCAGGTCGTCCTGGACCGGCACGCGGTGGCGGTGCTGCGGCTGCGGTGACCGGCGCCGTCAGCCGTAGTACACCCCGATCCGCCGCCCGTCGACGACCTGGACCGCGACGTCCATGTCGAACACCTCCCGCAGCCGGTCGGTGTCGATGATCTCCTCCGGACCGCCCTGGCACAGCACCCGGCCGTCCTTCATCGCCACGATGTGGTCGGAGTAGCACGAGGCGAAGTTGATGTCGTGGACCACCAGCACGACCGTCTTGCCCAGCTCGTCGGCGGTGCGGCGGAGCAGCTTCATCATCGTCACCGCGTGCCGCATGTCCAGGTTGTTCAGCGGCTCGTCCATCAGGACGTAGTCGGTGTCCTGGCACAGCACCATGGCCACGAACGCCCGCTGCCGCTGCCCGCCGGAGAGCTCGTCGAGGTACCGCCCGGCCAGCGGGCCCAGCTCGAGGTAGTCCATCGCCGCGGCCACGTGCCGGCGGTCCTCCAGCGTCAGCCGCCCCCGGGAGTGCGGGTAGCGCCCGAACGCCACCAGGTCCTGCACGGTCAGCCGGACGGCGAGGTGGTTGTCCTGGCGCAGGATGGACAGCCGGGTCGCCAGCTCCCGGGACGGGGTCTTGGAGACGTCCAGGCCGTCCACGCTCACCGTGCCGCCGTCCATCTGCAGCAGCCGGGAGATCATCGACAGCACGGTGGACTTCCCCGCCCCGTTGGCGCCGATGATGGACGTCACCCCGCCGGCCGGCAGGGTGAGGGAGACGTCGTCGACGACGACCGTCCGCCCGTACCGCTTGGTCAGGGAACGGGTCTCGATCACCGGGTACCTCCACGAACGAGCAGGACGATGAACACGAGCCCGCCGAGGAACTCGATGACGACCGACAGCACGGTGTCCAGCCCGAACACGTGCTCCAGCACCGCCTGCCCGCCGACCAGGGTGATCACCGCGAGCAGCGCGGCGACCGGCAGCACGTAGGCGTGCCGGTGCGTGCCGGCCACCTGGTAGGCCAGGTTCGCCACCAGCAGGCCGAAGAAGGTGATCGGGCCGACCAGCGCCGTCGAGACGGACACCAGCAGGGCGGAGACGAGCAGGACCGCCATGGTCAGCCGCCGGTGGTCCACGCCCAGGGCGACGGCGTGCGCGCGGCCCAGCGCGAGGACGTCCAGGTCGCGCCGCCGGGTCCACGCCCAGGCGCAGACCAGGGCCACCACGGCGGTGCAGACGAGGAGCAGGGTGGGGTCCGGGGCGCTGAAGGAGGCGAAGAGCCGGTCGGCGACGGTGAGGTACTCGTTGGGGTCGATGACCCGCTGCAGGAACGTGGCCAGGGACCGGAAGAGGACCCCGAAGACGATGCCGACCAGCACCACCAGGTGCAGGCTGCGCCGGGGCCCGCCGAAGATCCACCGGAACAGCGCGGTGGAGAAGACGAGCATGGCCGCCACCTCCACCGCGAACCGGCCGGTCGGCGCCAGCCCGTTCACCGTCGTCGCCCCGAGGAAGAAGACGGCGGCGGTCTGGATCAGGGCGTAGAGGGAGTCGAAGCCCATGATCGCCGGGGTGAGGATGCGGTTCTCGGTCACCGTCTGGAACAGCACGGTGGAGACCGCGATCGCGACGCCGACCACCACCATGGCCGCCACCCGCCCGGCCCGCAGCGGCAGGATCAGGTCGAGCGCGTCCAGCGCGCCGAGGGTGAGGAAGAGGATCAGGACGGCGACGGCGGCCACCGCCAGCACCGCCACCACCCGGCCCGGGTGGGTCCCGGCGGCCGGCCCTGCCGGAGCGTCGTCGGCGCTGCGGCGGCCGTCGGCGGCGGGCGCGGCGCCGGTGCGGACGGTCTCAGCGGGCACCGCTCGGCCTCCGGAGCAGCAGGTAGAGGAAGACGGCGGACCCGACCACGCCGACGACCACCCCGATCGGGACCTCCGCCGGGTGGATGACGGTGCGGCCGACGATGTCGCAGGCGAGCACGAACCCGGCGCCGAGGAGCGCCACCCAGGGCAGGGAGCGGCGCAGGTAGTCCCCCATCGCCAGGCTGACGATGTTCGGCACCACCAGCCCGAGGAAGGGCAGCCCGCCGACGACGACCACGACGACGGCGCTCGTCACGGCGACGATCGACAGGCCCAGCGCCATCACCGCCCGGTAGCTCAGGCCCAGGTTGGTGGTCAGCTCCTCCCCCAGGCCGGCGACGGTGAACCGGTTGGCGGCCAGGTAGGCGACGACGGCGCACCCGCCGACGATCCACAGCAGCTCGTACCGGCCCCGGATGACCCCGGAGAAGTCCCCGGTCATCCAGGTGGAGAGGGTGTGCAGCATGTCGTTGCGGTAGGCCAGGAAGGTGGAGACCGAGCCGATGACGCCGGCGAGCATCATGCCGACCAGCGGCACGACGACGACCGAGCGCAGCTGGATCCGGCGCAGGATCGCCAGGAACAGCATCGTGCCGGCCAGGGCGAAGACGGTGGCGACCGCCATCTTCCCCACCAGCGGCAGCGCCGGCGCGACCAGGGTGACCACGAGCAGGCCCAGCCCGGCGGACTCCGTCGTGCCGGCCGTGGAGGGCTCGACGAACTTGTTCCGCACGAGCAGCTGCATGACCAGGCCGACGATCGCGATCGCGGACCCGGCCAGCAGGATGGACAGCGTGCGCGGCACCCGGGAGGACACCAGGGTCTGGGCCTGGGCGGCGGTGAGGTCGCCGGCGAGGACGTCGCCCACGCTCACCTCGGTGGCCCCGACGAAGAGGCTGACGCCGGCCAGGACCGCGACCCCCGCCGTGGCGGCGAGCAGGCCCAGGCGGAGCCGCAGCCGGCTGGGCCGGGGCTGCGGCTGGCCGCCGTCGGCCGGACGCGTCGAGCTGCCGTGGGCCGACCCCGCCGGGCCGCCGTCGGCAAGCCGGACCCGGCCGCCGTCGGATCGACGCACCGGGTCGCCGTCGGCGGGACGGACGAGGCCGCCGGCGACGGCGGGCGCAGGCGTGGCCGGACCGGGTGCGGGGCCGTCGACCGCGCGCCCGGTGCCGGGGTGGGCGGTGGCGGTCACGCGCCCAGCGCCTGGCCGACCTCGTCGATCATGGCCTCGACGTTGGACAGGCCGTGCATGACGATGTACCAGCGCTCCCCGTCCAGGTAGACGACCTGGTCCTGCTGCCAGGCGGTGGTGGCCGCGACCAGCTCGTTGTCCAGGATCTGCTCGGCGGCCTGGCCGCCGGTCTCGCCGATGGCGGCGTCGCGGTCGTTGACGAAGAGCCAGTCGGGGTTGGCGTCCCGGACCACCTCGAAGGAGACGACCTCCCCGTGCGGGTCGCTGGCGACGTCCGGGGCGGCCTCGGCCACGCCGAGCACCGTGAAGATGAGGCCGAAGCGGGACGCGGCCCCGTTCATGGTGACCTCGCCGCCGGAGGTCTGCAGCACCATCCCGGTGCCGGCCGCCTCCCCGGCCGGGCGGATCTCCTCGACCCGCTGGTCGATGCCGGCGAGGGCCTCGGCGACCTCGTCCTCCTTGCCGAAGATCTCCCCCAGCGTGCCGGCGCTCTCCTCCAGGCCGGCGAGGAAGTCGGTGGAGTCGAAGGTGACGTCCACGGTCGGGTAGCTCTTGCTCAGCTCGGGGTAGGCCGCGGCGGAGCGGAACCCGACCACGACGAGGTCGGGGTCGAGGCGGGCCAGGGCCTCGTAGTCCGGCTCGAACAGCGTGCCGACGTCGGTGTACTCCTCGCCGGTGTACTCCTCCAGGAAGGAGGGCACGCTGGCCTTGGGGACCCCGACGACGTCGACGTCGAGGGTGTCGAGGGTGTCCAGGGCGCCCATGTCGAAGACCGCGACGCGCTCGGGGTCGGCCGGCACCTCGGTGCTGCCCTGGGCGTGCTCGACGGTGATGGTGCTGGGCTCGGCGCTCTCGCCCTCCGCGGGCGGCTCCGCCTCGGCGCTGCCGCCGGCGGAGCAGGCCGCGAGGGCAGAGACGAGGACGACGGCGACGGCGGCGCGGCGCACGAGGGTGCTCACATGGGCTCCAGGGGTGGATCCGTAGGGAAGGAGGACCTAACGAAGGGGAGCCTAACCCAGATATACGCAACCGTCACCTACCGTAATTCAGCGGCCGACCCGGGCCCGCACGTGGCGCCCGGTTTGTCGCGTTCGCGGCGCTGGGCGGCGACCGCCTCGTACGTGTCGGCTTGTCATCACCGTCGGGCGGTCACCGACGCGACCCTGGGCGCGGGCGCGGGCGCGGGCGCGGGCCAGGCTAGGCCAGGCCGCGGATGGTGCTCTCCGCATCGTGTCGACCCGCAGCTGCGCGATCACCACGTCGATGCCGACCAGGGCACGGCCCATCGGGGTCGTGGTGTCGATGTCCGGCTCGGTCAGTGGCGGCGGGTCCGGCCAGGTGTGTTGCCGATGGTGTAGCTGGCGTGCCAGAGCTTGCTGCCCTGCCCGGCCCCGTGGGTCGCGTCCGGGGGCTGCGGTCAAGACGGGATGACACCTCGCCGGAGCACATCCGCCAGCCGGTCATTGCGGCCGGTGTCCTGGCTGTGGAAGCGCGCCGCGACGAACTCGTCGCGCAGCGTGGAGCCCGGTGCGAACTGTGCTGTGTCGAGTCGATAGCCGGCCTGCTCGGCGAGCTGGGAGAAGAACACGAACTGCGTGCGGGTGTTGCCCTCCCGGAAGCTGTGGATGACGTTCAGCTCGCCCCAGCTCTCCGCGAGCTCCTCGACGAACTCCTGATGCCCCAGGCCGCGCAGCAGGTCCTTCTGCGCGAGGCGCGCGTACTGCTGCTCGGCGGCCTCGGTCAGGTGCGGGCCTGCCCCGTAGTAGGTGTGGCCGTCCTTCGTCATGAACTGCCCCACCGGGGCGACACGCTCCTGCCCCGCCCACTCGTAGACGTCCTGGAACACGTAGTGGTGGATCGCTTTCATGTGGTCGTAGTCGAACTGGCCCTTCACCGGAGACTCGGCCAGCTCGCGCATCCGCAGGGCCGTGATGGCTTCCTCCATCGTGCGCAGCTTGTCGGGGTCCGTCTCACCGTGCGGCTTGCTCGGCGTCGTGAACTTGTTCCTCAGCACAGACGTACCTGGGATGAAGTAGTCATCCCAGGTACGAAAGACGTGCCGGCGCGGCATCAGCCCTGAACGTGGCGGCGGATCGCTGCGACCGCCTCATCCCCCGTCAGCTCGTGCCGGGCCGCCTGCTCCAGAATGCCGCGCAGCGCCGGGTCGGTGACCTCGTGCCCGGCCGCAGCCAGAGCGGCGTCCGCGAACGCGATGCGCTCCGCGACCTGGGTCTCGGTCGGGTCAGTAGCGGCGGTCGCCCGTGCCATGATCCACCCCTTTCAGCGGTGCGCCTATCCTAGCAGGTGGGCGAGATCGGTCGCGCGGAGGTTCTGGGTCTGACTTGGTTTCGGGACTATGGGAGCCTGTCCTTCTGAAGATTATCTCAATGAGCACACCCCAAGATGTGGGCTAGGAGGAGTCCAGGCGCCGCATTGTTCGACCGATCAAGCCCATTTGGCAACATGCTCCTGAAGCCACCTCTCTACGCGCAAACCTGCCAACGTAAGACGCTGACCTGCCCGCGGCGTCGCGATCAGGACTGTCGACGCCGAACGGGCCCCGGGTGGTACCGGGCGAACTTGCGGACCTGGTTGGCCTGCGCCGCGGCGATCTCCAGCCACCGCCGCGGGTCGCGCTCCGCCCGGTAGAGCAACGGGTTGGTGGCCGCGCCGGAGCGGGCCAGGCGCCGGACGACGGCGGCGTCCGCGGCCGAGAGGTACCGGGTCACCAGCGGCACCGGCACCACGTGGAAGAGGTGCTCGGCCGTGCCGATCACCGGTGCCACGGCCCGGTGGTCGACGAACGCGTCGACGTACATCTGCCCGACGTCGTAGCCGGAGGCGGTGACCGCGTAGCCGCTGCGGCCCACCCGCGGGTTGAGCTCGAGGAAGCGGTACACCCCGTCCCGCGGGTCGCGCTTGAGGTCCAGGTTGGCGAACCCGCGCCAGCCGACGTGCTCCAGCAGCCGGCGCGCCTGGGCCACGACGTCGGGGTTCGTCCCGGTGACCTGCGCGACGGAGTTGCCCAGTGCGCCGGGCGTGTGCTCCTCCAGCAGCACCCGGCCGAACTGCGCGAACCGCCAGTCCCCGTCCGGGCCGAAGAACAGGTTCACCGCCGCCATCTCCGCGTCCGGGCCGGGGACGTACTCCTGGACCACCAGCTCCCCGCTGTACCCGGCGGCGGCGATCCGGTCCAGCACGGCGGTCAGCTCGGCCGGGTCCTCCGCCCGGTCCACCTTCCGCTTGCCCGGGAAGGCCACCTCGTGGAAGTCCGCGGTGGACGCGGCCTTGACGACGACGGGGAAGGTCAGCCCGGCCGCGGCGGCGCCGCCGTCGCCGGCCTGGAGCACGACGGTGCGCGGCACCGGGAGCCCCAGCTCGGTGCACAGCGCGGTGAACCGGCCCTTGTCGGTGACGCGGTCGAGGGTGGCCGCGTCGGGGTAGGGCACGATGGCCTCGGCGAGCTCGGCGAGCTCGGCGAGCTCGGCGCGGTGGGCGACGAGCGCCTCGACGAGCCAGTCGGCGCTGCCGAGGAGCAGGTGCGGGCGCCCCGGCGCCTCCGCGAGCACGTCCCGCACCGCGCGCACCATGGTCGCCGGGTCGTCCAGGCCGGGCACCACGCGGTGGTCGACGGCGACCGAGCGGCGTACCGCCCAGGTCGCCACCCCGGCGAGCACCACGGAGCGGACGCCGAACCGCTCGTGGAACGTCCGGGCGGTGGCGTAGGCGCCGATGTCCCCGCCGAGGATGATCGGGCGGACACCGGTCTCGGTGGTGCTGGGCATGGACGTCCTTCCCGGCGTCCCGCTCGCCGGGAGCCCCGGCGAGCATAGCGACGGCGACCGGCGCCCTCCCGGCCCGGCACGCGCGCCCGCCGCGGCGCCCACCGCCGCCCATCCCTCCGGCGCGCCCTCCCGCCCGCGCGCCGCCCGCGACCTAGCCTTGGACCGTGACCGGCGACCGGGTGGCCCCACCCGACTTCGAGACCGCGCTGCTCAGCCTGCGCGGGCACCGGCTGCGGCCCGAGCTGCGGCTGGAGGAGGTCCCGGCCCCCACCCGGATCGCGCCCTACGCCCTGGCGCTGACCGGCGAGGTCAACACCGACGTCCGCGGCCGCGACCCGGACGCGCTGCTCGGCCACGGGCGGTTCGTCGTCCTGCACGAGCCCGCCGGGCAGGACGCCTGGCACGGGACCTTCCGCGTCGTCGTCATGGCCAAGGCCCGGCTCGAGCCCGAGCTGGGCGCGGACCCGCTGCTGGGCGAGGTGGGCTGGGCCTGGCTCACCGACTCCCTGCGCGAGGCCGGCGCCGGCTACCACCACCTCTCCGGCACCGTCACCCGGGTGCTCTCCGAGACGTTCGGCGGGCTGGAGCTGCGCGGCGGCGACGTCGAGATCGAGATCCGGGCCTCGTGGACCCCGGTCACCACCGACCTCGGCCCCCATCTGCTCGCCTGGGCCGCGCTCACCTGCGCCGCCGCCGGGCTTGAGCCGCTGCCGGAGAACGTCACCATGCTCACCCCCCGCGGCTGAGCGTGCCGCACCGACCGGCCGGTCCACGCGCCGTACCGTAGGCGGGTGCCACTGCCCGCACCCGAGCCCGAAGCCGCCCCGCTGGCCGAGGCGGCCGATAGCGCCCGCCCGCTGACCGCGCCGGCCGACGGCGTCCGTCCGCTCACCGCGCCCGCCGACGGCGTCCGCCCGCTCACCGCGCCCGCCGACGGCGTCCCCCCGGTCACCGACTCCCCCGCCGCCCTGGCCGCCGCCGTCGAGCGGCTCCGCGGCGGCACCGGGCCGGTCGCCGTCGACGCCGAGCGGGCCTCGGGGTACCGGTACGGCAGCCGCGCCTACCTGGTCCAGCTCCGCCGCGACGGCGCGGGCACGGTGCTCCTCGACCCGGTCCCGCTCACCGACCTCGACGGGCTGCCGGCGGTCCTCGGGGAGACCGAGTGGGTCCTGCACGCCGCCGACCAGGACCTGCCATCGCTGCGCGAGCTCGGCCTGGTCCCCCCGGCGCTGTTCGACACCGAGCTGGCCGCCCGGCTGCTCGGCCGCCAGCGGGTGGGGCTGGCCGCTGTCGTCGAGGACTACTTCGGCTACGCCCTCGCCAAGGAGCACTCCGCCGCGGACTGGTCCACGCGGCCGCTGCCGGAGTCCTGGCTGCGCTACGCC contains:
- a CDS encoding carboxylate--amine ligase, with the protein product MPSTTETGVRPIILGGDIGAYATARTFHERFGVRSVVLAGVATWAVRRSVAVDHRVVPGLDDPATMVRAVRDVLAEAPGRPHLLLGSADWLVEALVAHRAELAELAELAEAIVPYPDAATLDRVTDKGRFTALCTELGLPVPRTVVLQAGDGGAAAAGLTFPVVVKAASTADFHEVAFPGKRKVDRAEDPAELTAVLDRIAAAGYSGELVVQEYVPGPDAEMAAVNLFFGPDGDWRFAQFGRVLLEEHTPGALGNSVAQVTGTNPDVVAQARRLLEHVGWRGFANLDLKRDPRDGVYRFLELNPRVGRSGYAVTASGYDVGQMYVDAFVDHRAVAPVIGTAEHLFHVVPVPLVTRYLSAADAAVVRRLARSGAATNPLLYRAERDPRRWLEIAAAQANQVRKFARYHPGPVRRRQS
- a CDS encoding DUF3000 domain-containing protein, giving the protein MTGDRVAPPDFETALLSLRGHRLRPELRLEEVPAPTRIAPYALALTGEVNTDVRGRDPDALLGHGRFVVLHEPAGQDAWHGTFRVVVMAKARLEPELGADPLLGEVGWAWLTDSLREAGAGYHHLSGTVTRVLSETFGGLELRGGDVEIEIRASWTPVTTDLGPHLLAWAALTCAAAGLEPLPENVTMLTPRG